One Psychrobacillus glaciei genomic region harbors:
- a CDS encoding ABC transporter permease, whose protein sequence is MMKIVSKGWKPLMVLLLLFIAWETIVIKYRIPNWLLPTPTKIFYEGFDGWSNFYPHLLSTIKLSLLGFALGLLIGLLTAVLLHLLPFIRESIYPLLIISQNIPIIVLAPLLVIWFGFGLLPKMIVITLVCFFPITVAALDGFKQTSDELKHYMIMAGASKKQLFWKLELPYALPSLFSGLKISATYSVMGAVISEWLGAKDGIGVYMTLASSSFRTDRVFVAIFAIVALSLLFFSIIVLIERRLVRWQLKGEK, encoded by the coding sequence ATGATGAAAATTGTATCGAAAGGGTGGAAACCATTAATGGTTCTCCTCCTTTTATTCATTGCATGGGAAACCATTGTGATTAAATATCGAATCCCCAATTGGCTTTTACCCACTCCGACAAAAATATTTTATGAGGGATTCGATGGTTGGTCTAATTTCTACCCACATTTATTATCAACAATCAAACTCTCCTTACTCGGATTTGCATTAGGTTTACTAATCGGTTTACTTACAGCTGTTCTATTACACTTACTCCCTTTCATTCGGGAATCAATTTATCCGTTGCTAATCATATCACAAAACATTCCAATTATTGTCTTGGCTCCTCTTTTAGTGATTTGGTTTGGCTTTGGATTATTACCAAAAATGATCGTCATTACGCTTGTTTGCTTTTTTCCAATCACCGTTGCCGCATTAGATGGATTTAAGCAAACTTCCGATGAGTTAAAGCATTACATGATTATGGCAGGAGCCTCGAAGAAGCAATTATTTTGGAAGCTGGAGCTTCCCTATGCCCTTCCTTCTCTATTTTCAGGTTTAAAAATATCCGCAACCTATAGTGTCATGGGTGCAGTTATTTCTGAATGGCTTGGAGCGAAAGATGGTATCGGTGTTTATATGACCCTTGCTTCCTCCTCCTTCCGAACAGATAGAGTATTTGTGGCTATATTTGCAATTGTGGCATTAAGTTTATTATTTTTTTCTATAATCGTTCTTATTGAGCGTCGGCTCGTTCGGTGGCAGTTGAAAGGGGAGAAATAG
- a CDS encoding TatD family hydrolase, with product MLKIIDAHIHLDHYNNQEIKDIIERDSSLEALISVSFDLDSSKKNRELAKIYSKVKPAFGYHPEQTPPTDNQMEELFSWIKSNQSDMVAVGEVGLPYYLRKEQKLTTLQQSQYIDLLEAFIKLSKELEKPIILHAVYEDAPIVCDLLERYSVSKAHFHWFKGDSKTIQRMAENGYYISFTPDVLYEEEIQQLVQPYPLQQIMVETDGPWPFEGPFTGKMTHPSMMKESIKTIAEIKKIPIDEVYHHVLYNTKSFFFI from the coding sequence TTGCTAAAAATAATTGATGCACATATACACTTAGATCATTATAACAATCAAGAAATAAAGGATATCATTGAAAGGGACTCATCTTTAGAAGCACTGATATCCGTTTCGTTTGATTTGGACTCAAGTAAAAAAAATAGAGAGCTTGCGAAAATTTACTCCAAGGTGAAGCCTGCTTTCGGCTATCATCCCGAGCAAACCCCCCCTACTGATAACCAAATGGAGGAACTTTTCAGTTGGATTAAGAGCAATCAAAGCGACATGGTTGCAGTTGGTGAAGTAGGGCTGCCATATTATTTAAGAAAAGAACAAAAACTAACGACACTTCAACAAAGCCAGTACATTGACCTATTAGAAGCATTTATTAAACTGAGTAAGGAATTAGAAAAACCTATCATCCTTCATGCTGTTTATGAAGATGCACCCATCGTTTGTGACCTTTTGGAGAGATACTCCGTTTCAAAAGCACACTTCCATTGGTTCAAAGGTGATTCTAAAACAATCCAGCGAATGGCAGAAAACGGGTACTATATTTCTTTCACTCCCGATGTTCTATATGAGGAGGAAATTCAACAGCTTGTTCAACCCTATCCACTTCAGCAAATCATGGTCGAAACAGATGGTCCATGGCCTTTTGAAGGACCTTTTACCGGAAAGATGACTCATCCATCCATGATGAAAGAATCTATTAAAACGATAGCCGAAATAAAAAAGATTCCAATAGATGAGGTTTATCATCACGTTTTATATAATACTAAATCATTCTTTTTTATTTAA
- a CDS encoding NAD(P)/FAD-dependent oxidoreductase, producing MSKRIVILGAGYGGLLTALTVRKYLSSEDATITVINQYPTHQIITELHRLAGGTISEKAISMPLEKLFKGKEIDLKIAKVESFSVDNKEVKVSDGSILKYDALVVALGSKTAYFGIPGLEENSMVLKSVDDANKLYNHMVSKISDYAKSKDEADATIVIGGGGLTGIELVGEIVDNMPKIAKGFGVDPKELKIKLVEAGPKVLPVLPDHLIERATASLEARGVEFLMGLPVTNVSGNEISLKDGRTIVANTFVWTGGVTGNPLVGESDLAVDRGRATVNEFLQSSSHPDVFVVGDSAVAYPSEGGRPYAPTAQNAWQMGELVGYNLYAYLQGKTFEAFEPTNSGTLASLGRKDGVASIGANGTALKGLPASLMKEASNVRYLAHINGLFSLAY from the coding sequence ATGTCAAAACGCATTGTAATTTTAGGTGCAGGATATGGCGGTCTTCTAACTGCTCTAACTGTACGCAAGTATTTATCAAGTGAAGACGCTACAATAACTGTTATCAATCAATATCCAACACACCAAATTATTACTGAATTGCATCGACTTGCAGGTGGGACAATCTCTGAAAAGGCAATTTCAATGCCATTAGAAAAGCTTTTCAAAGGAAAAGAAATCGACCTAAAAATAGCAAAGGTCGAATCTTTCTCAGTCGATAATAAAGAGGTAAAGGTTTCAGATGGTTCCATTTTAAAATATGATGCACTTGTTGTGGCATTAGGTAGTAAAACGGCTTACTTTGGTATACCAGGGCTTGAAGAAAATAGCATGGTGTTAAAATCAGTAGATGACGCCAATAAACTCTACAATCATATGGTAAGCAAAATCAGTGATTACGCAAAATCAAAAGATGAAGCCGATGCAACCATTGTAATTGGTGGTGGTGGTTTAACTGGTATCGAATTAGTTGGGGAAATTGTTGACAATATGCCAAAAATCGCAAAAGGTTTTGGTGTCGATCCAAAAGAATTAAAAATCAAACTTGTTGAAGCAGGCCCAAAAGTATTGCCCGTATTACCAGATCATTTAATCGAACGCGCAACTGCAAGCCTAGAAGCACGTGGGGTAGAATTCTTAATGGGTCTACCTGTAACAAATGTTAGTGGTAATGAAATATCGTTGAAAGATGGCCGTACAATTGTAGCAAATACGTTTGTATGGACGGGCGGTGTCACAGGTAATCCATTGGTTGGTGAATCAGATCTTGCAGTAGATCGTGGCCGTGCAACGGTTAATGAGTTTCTTCAATCAAGCTCTCATCCGGATGTATTCGTAGTAGGTGACAGTGCAGTTGCCTATCCTTCTGAAGGTGGTCGTCCATACGCGCCAACTGCACAAAATGCTTGGCAAATGGGTGAGCTTGTAGGATATAACTTATATGCTTATTTACAAGGAAAAACCTTTGAAGCATTTGAACCAACAAACTCCGGTACATTGGCAAGCCTTGGTCGTAAAGATGGAGTCGCTTCAATTGGAGCTAACGGTACAGCACTTAAAGGGTTACCAGCTTCATTAATGAAGGAAGCAAGTAACGTACGTTACTTAGCACATATCAATGGTTTATTTAGTTTAGCTTATTAA
- a CDS encoding PhoX family protein: MTYYYKPYYQQYVRNRYEHYPYVSQVQGLRKPYGTRFSYFNPIEHSNLDQLILPIGYKYDIVATWGQDLGNGEKFGFNNDFTCYFGSDPNEGLLWVNHEYIGNLSIYVSEYKEEPDGAKRTAQQIAEEKYNLGGSVIHIRKGIDGIWSIVKGSPYNRRITANTPIDLTGPAKGDGAVGGVTQVIGTFANCSGGKTLWNTAFSGEENYAEIVQDWSETPGVPALNSTHYGWVVEIDPYDPKSTPKKHSMLGRFAHENAVMTLGESGRIVVYSGDDTNDQCIYKFVSDDVYNPELGKRNSSLLENGTLFVADMGANKWIPLDLNKTPKLREKFKTQGEVLVNTRDAAKLIGGTPLDRPEDIEIHPRDGSVFIAFTNNIAHGNYYGQIFRMFPENNNHESTSFAYEIFIAGGPQSGFACPDNLMFDQVGNLWVCTDIASDKINKGAYRPFRNNGLYMIPTEGPYRGKAMQFASAPVQAELTGTWLAPDGETLFMSVQHPGEESVDVNNPTSRWPFGDIPRPSVVAITRQS; encoded by the coding sequence TTGACATATTATTACAAACCCTATTATCAACAGTATGTCAGGAATAGGTATGAACATTATCCTTACGTTTCGCAGGTACAGGGTTTAAGAAAGCCGTATGGGACCAGGTTCTCATATTTTAATCCAATCGAACATTCAAACCTGGATCAACTTATTCTTCCTATAGGCTACAAGTACGATATTGTAGCAACTTGGGGACAGGATTTAGGGAATGGTGAAAAATTCGGATTTAATAATGATTTCACCTGTTACTTTGGAAGTGACCCAAATGAAGGGCTCCTTTGGGTCAATCATGAGTATATTGGAAATCTTAGTATTTATGTCAGTGAATACAAGGAAGAACCAGACGGCGCAAAAAGGACGGCACAGCAAATTGCTGAGGAAAAATATAACCTTGGCGGATCCGTCATTCACATCCGTAAAGGAATAGATGGTATATGGTCAATAGTCAAAGGTTCTCCGTATAATCGAAGAATTACTGCCAATACGCCAATCGATTTAACCGGACCAGCGAAAGGGGATGGAGCAGTAGGTGGGGTAACTCAAGTCATTGGGACATTTGCTAACTGTTCAGGTGGAAAAACACTTTGGAATACGGCTTTTTCTGGAGAAGAGAATTATGCAGAAATAGTGCAGGATTGGTCGGAAACCCCAGGAGTTCCAGCGTTAAATTCTACTCATTATGGATGGGTGGTTGAAATCGACCCTTATGATCCTAAATCGACCCCCAAAAAACATTCAATGCTCGGTAGGTTCGCGCATGAGAATGCAGTGATGACACTTGGGGAATCTGGCCGGATTGTTGTTTACAGTGGGGATGATACCAATGATCAGTGCATTTACAAATTTGTAAGTGATGACGTCTATAATCCCGAACTAGGGAAGCGAAATAGTAGTCTTCTTGAAAATGGTACATTATTTGTGGCGGATATGGGGGCAAATAAGTGGATTCCTCTTGATCTTAATAAAACACCTAAGTTAAGAGAGAAATTCAAAACACAGGGGGAAGTGTTGGTCAACACGCGTGATGCTGCAAAGCTTATAGGTGGAACTCCTTTGGATCGTCCCGAGGATATTGAAATTCATCCACGGGATGGCTCCGTTTTTATTGCTTTTACAAATAATATAGCGCACGGAAACTATTACGGGCAGATATTTCGAATGTTCCCAGAAAACAATAACCATGAGAGTACCTCGTTTGCATATGAAATTTTCATAGCTGGAGGTCCGCAAAGTGGTTTTGCCTGTCCAGATAACTTGATGTTTGACCAAGTAGGGAATTTATGGGTCTGTACAGATATCGCTTCCGATAAGATCAATAAAGGAGCTTATAGACCATTCCGTAACAACGGTTTATATATGATTCCAACAGAGGGGCCTTATCGTGGTAAAGCAATGCAATTTGCATCTGCGCCAGTTCAGGCTGAGTTAACTGGGACATGGCTGGCTCCTGATGGTGAAACACTTTTTATGTCAGTCCAGCATCCAGGTGAAGAGAGTGTGGATGTTAATAATCCCACTAGCAGGTGGCCATTTGGCGATATTCCAAGGCCATCCGTAGTTGCGATTACAAGGCAATCGTAA
- a CDS encoding GNAT family N-acetyltransferase gives MSKLVSIETPVVESESIILRPLQQEIARYLFSISSPKVWAYMFGKIKSEIEMEKHVSKNIQLRNQIKALPFVVFKDTYEITGTISIYEINQSISCVK, from the coding sequence TTGAGTAAGTTAGTGTCTATTGAAACACCTGTCGTAGAGAGTGAAAGCATCATACTCAGACCTTTACAACAAGAGATTGCAAGATATTTATTTTCTATTAGCTCCCCTAAAGTTTGGGCATATATGTTTGGTAAAATTAAATCGGAAATTGAAATGGAAAAACATGTGTCAAAAAATATTCAACTTCGCAATCAAATAAAGGCATTACCGTTTGTTGTTTTTAAAGATACTTATGAAATTACTGGCACAATAAGTATCTACGAAATTAACCAAAGCATAAGTTGTGTTAAATAA
- a CDS encoding DsbA family oxidoreductase, giving the protein MQVEVWSDIACPFCYIGKRRLEAGLEQFAHKDHVQIVYKSFQLNKNARKDITYNAYDALSARSGMSWEEAKEIHERLAKQAEADGLDLRFDTLQLTNTLDAHRLLHFAEQHGKNNEVAELLFKAYFTECKHVGIHETLIAIAAEEGLDPKATAKMLISDQFTDEVRADHLKGESIGVSGVPFYVIDRKYAISGAQPANVFLKALETAWGESQPLTVLNPTSVEVVPVCENGICKNK; this is encoded by the coding sequence ATGCAAGTGGAAGTGTGGTCAGACATTGCTTGTCCATTCTGTTATATTGGGAAACGCCGTCTCGAGGCCGGACTTGAGCAATTTGCTCATAAAGATCATGTACAAATTGTTTACAAAAGCTTTCAACTGAATAAAAACGCGAGGAAAGATATTACGTATAATGCATACGATGCGCTTTCCGCCAGGTCTGGAATGAGCTGGGAAGAAGCAAAGGAGATACACGAGAGGCTTGCCAAACAGGCTGAAGCAGATGGCTTGGACCTTAGGTTTGATACACTTCAGCTGACAAATACGTTGGATGCTCACCGTCTTTTGCACTTTGCGGAGCAGCATGGTAAAAATAATGAGGTAGCCGAGCTGTTGTTCAAAGCTTATTTTACCGAATGCAAACATGTCGGCATTCATGAAACGTTGATTGCAATTGCTGCCGAGGAAGGACTTGATCCGAAAGCTACAGCGAAGATGCTAATAAGCGATCAGTTCACCGACGAAGTGCGTGCAGATCATCTCAAGGGCGAAAGCATAGGAGTAAGTGGAGTACCTTTTTACGTCATCGATCGCAAATATGCTATTTCCGGTGCGCAGCCGGCGAATGTGTTCCTCAAAGCACTTGAGACGGCATGGGGAGAATCACAGCCGTTAACCGTACTGAACCCCACTTCAGTCGAAGTAGTTCCAGTTTGTGAGAATGGCATTTGCAAGAACAAATAG
- a CDS encoding ABC transporter ATP-binding protein translates to MSHLTVSNISKQFDKNEVIKNLTFTIEKNEFVSIIGPSGSGKSTIFSLIGGILSPDKGTIHLDHQAINGKLGFISYMPQTPSLLPWRTILENVLLGQELQGKKEKEAALEMIDIAGLTGYENAYPHELSGGMKQRASFIRALLSPQSIICLDEPFSALDELTRLDMQKWLLSIWEEHRRTILFVTHNIEEALFLSDRIIVLSNKPSQVAAEFHVPFSRPREESLFLEDEFLEWKRKIYYSLKKTGE, encoded by the coding sequence GTGAGTCATCTAACTGTTTCAAATATCTCTAAGCAATTTGACAAAAATGAAGTGATCAAAAATCTCACGTTCACAATTGAAAAGAATGAGTTTGTTTCGATTATAGGTCCATCAGGTAGTGGGAAAAGTACTATTTTTAGTCTTATCGGGGGAATTCTCTCACCAGATAAAGGAACCATACACTTAGATCATCAAGCCATTAACGGAAAACTGGGGTTTATTAGCTATATGCCACAAACCCCTTCTCTCCTTCCATGGAGAACAATTCTTGAAAATGTATTGTTAGGACAAGAACTTCAAGGAAAAAAAGAAAAAGAAGCAGCATTAGAAATGATCGATATCGCTGGATTAACAGGTTATGAAAATGCGTATCCCCATGAATTATCAGGTGGTATGAAACAAAGGGCTTCCTTTATTCGAGCATTATTAAGTCCACAATCCATCATTTGCTTGGACGAACCTTTTTCTGCCTTAGATGAATTAACGCGGCTCGATATGCAAAAATGGCTTTTATCAATTTGGGAAGAACATCGAAGAACCATCCTTTTTGTAACCCATAATATTGAAGAAGCATTATTTTTATCTGACCGAATTATTGTATTATCCAATAAACCTTCACAGGTGGCAGCCGAATTTCATGTTCCATTTTCACGTCCAAGAGAGGAAAGTCTATTTTTAGAAGATGAGTTCTTAGAATGGAAAAGGAAAATTTACTATTCTCTCAAAAAAACAGGAGAGTGA
- a CDS encoding SDR family NAD(P)-dependent oxidoreductase produces MVGIMEGKAGLVTASGSGIGRAAAVALAKAGAKVMVSDVSEQSGQETVQIIKDNGGEAAFFKCDVSDEEQVIELVNKTVETFGKLDFAHNNAGINKGLKPIAEMDSKDWDITLKVNLYGTFYCIKHQINAMLKTGGGAIVNTASGAGIEGSPNMAPYTASKHAIAGLTKSVALEYGQKGITINSIAPGATVTPAIEYWAKTKPEQYEAVLASLPAGKMSTAEDQANAVVFLCSDLAKSISGVTLAVDGGFTAGKMQQ; encoded by the coding sequence ATGGTAGGAATTATGGAAGGAAAAGCAGGATTAGTCACAGCATCGGGGTCGGGAATCGGTAGAGCAGCAGCAGTTGCATTAGCAAAAGCAGGCGCAAAGGTAATGGTTTCTGATGTAAGCGAACAATCAGGACAAGAAACTGTACAAATTATCAAAGATAACGGCGGCGAAGCAGCCTTTTTCAAATGTGATGTAAGTGATGAGGAGCAAGTAATCGAACTTGTAAATAAAACAGTTGAAACATTTGGCAAACTTGACTTTGCACATAACAATGCTGGTATTAACAAAGGTCTTAAACCAATCGCTGAAATGGATTCTAAAGATTGGGATATTACACTAAAAGTAAATCTGTATGGTACTTTTTACTGCATCAAGCATCAAATCAATGCAATGCTGAAAACAGGTGGCGGTGCAATTGTCAATACAGCATCAGGTGCTGGCATTGAAGGTTCACCAAACATGGCTCCATATACTGCATCTAAACATGCAATCGCTGGTTTAACTAAATCAGTTGCATTGGAATATGGTCAAAAAGGCATTACTATTAATTCTATTGCACCAGGTGCAACTGTTACACCTGCAATTGAATATTGGGCAAAAACAAAACCAGAACAATACGAAGCAGTACTTGCATCGCTTCCAGCTGGAAAAATGTCTACAGCAGAAGATCAAGCAAATGCTGTTGTATTCCTGTGCTCAGACCTTGCAAAATCAATTAGCGGTGTAACACTTGCAGTTGATGGCGGTTTTACTGCAGGTAAAATGCAACAATAA
- a CDS encoding DUF1641 domain-containing protein gives MTAQNNATNPAEEIVNVTSNQEKLDILDQLLKPEVQESLTALVEQLPKLTELLNILNKSYDFAQSVATDDVLINDTFGFIKEIGEPVKASVKNIAATMIEAKELAEDKTEVIGLFGLLKMMKDPQAQKLFRFVNSYLQVAAERDNRK, from the coding sequence ATGACAGCACAGAATAATGCAACAAACCCTGCAGAAGAAATCGTAAATGTAACTTCAAATCAAGAAAAACTAGATATTCTTGATCAACTTTTAAAACCTGAAGTGCAAGAGTCATTAACTGCCTTAGTAGAGCAATTACCAAAACTAACTGAGCTTCTCAACATTTTGAATAAATCATATGATTTTGCTCAATCTGTTGCAACAGACGATGTATTAATAAATGATACATTTGGTTTCATTAAAGAAATAGGCGAACCGGTAAAAGCCTCTGTAAAAAATATTGCAGCCACAATGATTGAAGCCAAAGAACTTGCAGAGGATAAAACTGAAGTAATTGGTCTTTTTGGTCTTCTAAAAATGATGAAAGATCCACAGGCACAAAAACTTTTCCGTTTTGTGAATTCATATTTGCAAGTAGCAGCTGAACGTGACAATAGAAAATAA
- a CDS encoding GDSL-type esterase/lipase family protein: MDFNPLRYLAIGDSLTVGIGVPFLDRGFVEYYRGMSQQILKKSILYQKYARSGATTEDVLRTLHFPIVTEAVNCADIITITAGGDDLINAAKEFLINKNEESVSHAINQSQNNYSKIVERIRQLDKQDQYILRLTNLYNPFPDIPIADEGIKAFNSLINRFGLEMNVKVADLYSVFKGNEKALLSKGGVHPNGEGYYQMALALSRLGYSPLEG, from the coding sequence ATGGATTTCAATCCTTTACGTTATCTGGCGATCGGTGATTCCCTTACTGTTGGTATTGGTGTTCCTTTTTTGGACCGAGGATTTGTTGAATATTATAGAGGCATGAGTCAGCAAATTTTAAAAAAGTCTATTTTATATCAAAAATACGCAAGGTCAGGTGCAACAACGGAGGATGTTTTAAGAACGCTTCATTTCCCGATTGTTACAGAGGCTGTAAATTGTGCAGATATTATCACTATAACGGCTGGCGGAGATGACTTAATAAATGCTGCAAAAGAATTTTTAATAAATAAAAACGAAGAAAGTGTATCGCATGCTATTAATCAATCCCAGAATAATTACTCAAAAATAGTAGAAAGAATCCGCCAGTTAGACAAACAAGATCAATACATTTTAAGGTTAACGAATTTATATAATCCATTTCCCGATATACCAATAGCAGATGAGGGGATTAAAGCGTTTAATTCATTAATTAACCGTTTTGGTCTGGAAATGAATGTTAAAGTAGCGGATCTCTATAGCGTATTTAAGGGGAATGAAAAAGCTTTATTATCAAAAGGGGGGGTTCATCCTAATGGTGAGGGGTATTATCAAATGGCATTAGCATTAAGTAGGCTCGGTTATTCCCCGTTAGAAGGTTAA
- a CDS encoding MarR family winged helix-turn-helix transcriptional regulator — translation MNHQVFSELDLTSLLSLSFSASIHELHNRLSELGFGDIRPVHGFVFKCLTSNGATGIELADHLGITKQAVSKMVDYLEKCGYVIRKAHPTDKRGKIIVLTERGWLVVQAKEKILTDIEQRWIENIGAERMQMLKEDLTKLVYEANEGNLLSRIRPVW, via the coding sequence ATGAATCATCAAGTTTTTAGTGAATTAGATCTTACATCGCTGTTGTCATTATCTTTTAGTGCATCGATTCATGAACTACATAACAGATTGAGTGAATTGGGATTTGGAGATATTAGACCTGTGCATGGTTTTGTGTTTAAATGTCTTACTTCTAATGGAGCAACAGGTATCGAACTAGCCGATCATTTAGGAATTACAAAGCAAGCTGTGAGTAAAATGGTGGATTATCTCGAAAAATGTGGTTATGTAATACGTAAAGCTCATCCCACAGATAAAAGAGGGAAAATTATTGTTTTGACCGAACGAGGGTGGTTAGTAGTGCAAGCAAAAGAGAAGATACTAACAGATATTGAGCAACGTTGGATTGAAAACATAGGTGCTGAACGAATGCAAATGCTCAAAGAAGATTTAACAAAATTAGTTTATGAAGCAAATGAAGGTAATTTGTTATCAAGGATAAGACCTGTTTGGTAA
- a CDS encoding peptide-methionine (S)-S-oxide reductase produces the protein MEVVYFAGGCLWGVQAFIKTLPGVKFTEAGRANGTSHTLEGDYDGYAESVKTGFDPTVVTIRELMGYLFEIIDPYSLNKQGQDVGEKYRTGVYSEKPEHLKEAKAFLSERNDYDLIVIEVLPLTNYVRSAEEHQDRLARCPNDYCHIPEKILSRYK, from the coding sequence ATGGAAGTAGTATATTTTGCAGGTGGTTGTTTATGGGGAGTACAAGCTTTTATAAAAACTTTACCTGGAGTTAAGTTTACAGAAGCAGGAAGAGCTAATGGAACAAGTCATACACTTGAAGGTGATTATGATGGTTACGCCGAAAGTGTAAAAACAGGATTTGATCCGACAGTTGTAACAATCAGGGAATTAATGGGATATTTATTTGAAATCATTGATCCATACAGTTTGAATAAACAAGGACAGGATGTTGGCGAGAAATATAGAACAGGAGTATATAGCGAAAAGCCTGAACACTTAAAAGAGGCGAAGGCGTTTCTTAGTGAGAGAAATGATTATGACCTTATAGTTATTGAAGTATTACCTCTTACAAACTATGTGAGAAGTGCAGAAGAACATCAAGATAGGTTAGCTAGATGTCCAAATGATTATTGTCATATTCCAGAAAAAATACTAAGTAGGTATAAGTAA
- a CDS encoding ferredoxin reductase domain-containing protein gives MQIFWTKINKIIEETPEVKTYMLDCPKDFTWEEGSHTHFALEGFNNGDKPNRGLIRHMSISTLPHENSIGITTRIRKQCSEFKTVLSNLEVGNEVAIFKTHSNVPLKREDKNVYLLSSGVGLATFRPLVLDYFERADKVNQIHSLNIDSSKDFLFTNIFESVPDKKFTSQYVDNRKDYYEEVKNLAADKDGLFYVVGSDEFLVQNIEVLREQGIKPEQIMLDKHEQARSEFLSFDL, from the coding sequence ATGCAAATATTCTGGACTAAAATAAATAAGATTATTGAAGAAACTCCTGAGGTTAAAACGTACATGCTCGACTGTCCGAAAGACTTTACATGGGAAGAAGGTTCCCACACCCACTTCGCACTGGAAGGTTTTAATAACGGAGATAAACCAAACCGCGGCCTTATTCGTCACATGTCAATCTCCACTTTACCGCACGAAAATTCAATCGGTATCACAACACGCATCAGAAAGCAGTGCTCTGAGTTTAAAACGGTTTTAAGCAATCTTGAGGTAGGTAATGAAGTTGCAATATTTAAAACTCATTCGAATGTACCGCTAAAAAGAGAAGACAAAAATGTTTACCTGCTGTCATCAGGTGTCGGCCTGGCAACTTTCAGACCGCTGGTACTTGATTATTTCGAACGTGCTGACAAAGTCAATCAAATTCATTCCCTAAACATCGACTCATCAAAAGATTTCTTATTCACTAATATTTTTGAATCCGTACCTGACAAGAAGTTCACATCACAGTACGTCGATAACCGTAAAGATTACTATGAAGAAGTGAAGAATCTTGCTGCAGACAAGGATGGACTCTTCTATGTTGTCGGTAGCGATGAATTCCTCGTGCAGAACATTGAAGTACTGCGTGAGCAGGGCATCAAGCCGGAACAGATTATGCTCGACAAGCATGAACAGGCACGGTCTGAGTTTTTATCATTTGATTTGTAA
- a CDS encoding cupin domain-containing protein, producing MFKYMDYTSPSTQYTFDVNKNPLFVKDKQNYINILSIDHLNTLDNVSLLDIFLSKNNVVEPHYHQNAAELVYCISGAAIVSVLNPFTNQLLSYYITPGQVANIPQGWWHYEVATVDNTHLLAIFNAPTPQVILGSNVLKFTPSNIMSYTYGMNENQWKQVTASVKPNTYIGPT from the coding sequence ATGTTTAAATATATGGACTATACATCTCCATCAACTCAATACACATTTGACGTTAATAAAAACCCCTTGTTCGTAAAAGATAAGCAAAATTATATAAACATATTAAGTATTGATCATTTGAATACACTTGATAATGTGTCTTTGTTAGATATTTTTCTTAGTAAGAATAATGTTGTAGAACCACACTATCATCAAAATGCAGCCGAACTCGTTTATTGTATATCTGGAGCTGCTATTGTATCGGTGTTAAATCCATTTACAAACCAACTTCTAAGTTACTATATTACACCAGGTCAAGTGGCAAACATTCCACAAGGCTGGTGGCATTATGAAGTAGCTACTGTTGATAACACTCATCTTTTGGCAATTTTTAATGCCCCTACTCCTCAAGTAATTTTGGGTTCTAACGTATTAAAATTTACACCTTCAAATATTATGTCGTATACCTATGGTATGAATGAAAATCAGTGGAAACAGGTAACTGCGTCTGTAAAACCCAACACTTATATAGGACCTACCTAA